Part of the Phycisphaerae bacterium genome, TCGCGGCAAATGTCTCTTCAAACTGGCTGAACTTGTCGAGAAGAATGCCGACGAGCTGGCCTCGCTTGAAGTGCTTAACAACGGCAAGCCCATCAATGAAGTGAAGTTCGCGGACGTACCGCTCGTGGCGGAGACGTTTCGCTACTTTGCCGGCTGGTGTGACAAGCTCACGGGCGAAACATTGCCCGTCGACAGAAAGATGGGCAACTTCTTCTGTTATACCAAACGCGAGCCGGTGGGCGTTTGCGGCCAGATCATTCCCTGGAATTTTCCCATGCTGATGGCGGCATGGAAATGGGGTCCGGCGCTCGCGTGTGGCAATACGCTGGTGCTGAAGCCGGCGGAACAGACTCCCCTTTCTGCCCTGCGTCTGGGCGAACTCGCCATGGAGGCGGGATTTCCGGCCGGTGTCATTAACATTGTCAACGGCCTGGGCGAAACGGCCGGCGACGCGCTGGTCAAGCATCCCGATGTCGACAAGATCGCCTTCACCGGGGAGTACAAGACCGCACAGATCATCATGCGGAACGCCGCTGACACGCTCAAGCGGTTGTCCTTCGAACTCGGCGGGAAGAGTCCCAACGTCGTTTTCGCAGACGCGGATCTGGACTTGGCCGTCCGGGGCGCCATGACCGGCATCTTCTTCAACCAGGGGGAAGTGTGTTGCGCCGGTTCCCGTCTCTTCGTGGAGGAGAAGATTCACGATGAGTTCGTGGAGCGGTTCAAAGCGGCGGCCGAGAAGCGGCGCCTTGGCGACCCTCTGGACCCCAAGACGCATCAGGGTGCCCAGGTGTCCAAGGAGCAGTTCGACAAGATTCTCAAGTACATTGAAATCGGCAAGAACGAGGACGGTGCTACCTGTGTCTCCGGAGGCGAGCGTTTCGGGGACAAGGGCTGGTTTGTAAAGCCAACGATTTTCACCAACGTGCGCAACAACATGCGCATCGCCCAAGAGGAGATTTTTGGCCCAGTCGCGGCCGTCCTGAAATTCAAGGACATGAATGATGTCGTGAAGCAGGCCAATACGACGATGTACGGGCTTGCAGCCGCGGTATGGACTCGCGACATCACCAAGGCGTTCGCCATCGCCGACGGCGTTCGTGCCGGGACCATATGGGTTAATTGCTACAACACGTTTGATCCGGCAGCCCCGTTCGGAGGGTACAAGTTCAGTGGTCACGGCCGCGAAAACGGCAAGGAC contains:
- a CDS encoding aldehyde dehydrogenase family protein; this encodes MTSATATAPNATNAARIRLTKNLIDGQWREAVSGETFDTFNPATGEVVAKPCASDKADIDNAVLAARKALEDGPWSKMSARDRGKCLFKLAELVEKNADELASLEVLNNGKPINEVKFADVPLVAETFRYFAGWCDKLTGETLPVDRKMGNFFCYTKREPVGVCGQIIPWNFPMLMAAWKWGPALACGNTLVLKPAEQTPLSALRLGELAMEAGFPAGVINIVNGLGETAGDALVKHPDVDKIAFTGEYKTAQIIMRNAADTLKRLSFELGGKSPNVVFADADLDLAVRGAMTGIFFNQGEVCCAGSRLFVEEKIHDEFVERFKAAAEKRRLGDPLDPKTHQGAQVSKEQFDKILKYIEIGKNEDGATCVSGGERFGDKGWFVKPTIFTNVRNNMRIAQEEIFGPVAAVLKFKDMNDVVKQANTTMYGLAAAVWTRDITKAFAIADGVRAGTIWVNCYNTFDPAAPFGGYKFSGHGRENGKDALNHYSEIKTVWVDLGK